Below is a window of Falsibacillus albus DNA.
TCGAACCCGGTAGCCAAAATGTGCTTTAATCGGTTCCAGCGTTTTATTGACCTCTATCAGAAGTTCAGTGACCTCTCTTATTAACGATTCATAATTAGAAAAGGCATCCTTCAAATTCAGAAACCGCCCAGCCAGCTGATCGTTCGAAACAGAAATAGCTTCTACCTCAGAATCTTTTGTTAAGAAACCAAAATGATCCAACACTACCTCATTGTACTCAATCGTATTGGCCCGATCTAACACCTTTGGACTGAATGGATAAGTGGTTTCGTCCATATTGACGGTACCAATCACATAAAGATTATCCCTTAAGTACAACGTTCCAAACTCTTCACGATCCACAATTGGCGCTGACAAAAATTCGCCATCAACACGTTTCCGACTCTCCATAATGCTTAATAAATCACTAAAGTAGTACTCCACACGTGCAAGGTTCATCTCATCCAGCAACACAAAATATGGTTTATGCAGATTCTCCGGCTTATTCGCTTCTATTAAAACTTTCGTAAAAGGACCTGGCTGGAACACTCCACTTATATTCTCATAGCCTATTAAATCAGAACCATCGCTCCAGTCAGGACGAACGGGGATTAAGGCAAACTGACCGTTTTCTGCTGTGGCGCCAAGGCTTTCAGCAAATAACTCTACAATTTTTGTTTTACCTGTTCCAGAAATACCGGATAGAATGACAAATGGTTTGGTTTTTAAAGAAAGATATAAATTGAAAATTTCTTTTCGTTCGTAATAGAATCCTTTGTTTGAAATGTATGAGTGGATATGATCAACTATCTCACTATCACTCTTATTACTTGTTACGTCTGGTTCATCTGTGTTTTCACCCGAATACTCTATGTAACGTTCATAATAACTCATCATTTGCTCCAAATCGTTTATTAGCTCCTCTTCAGAAGGAAAAGAATCTCTTTGGTATTCGATGTAGGCTGCAGTTGATAAAGCATAACCTTTTGCTTTCGATGACTCTCCTAAATACAACTCATCGTCCTTTTTCACTTTAGGGATTGTTTCAACATTATCCCGGATTTCCTGTTTAATTCTGAGCATATCTTCTCGAGAGGTTTCAGTTACGCCTTGCGCTAGAGTAAGATATAGCCTTTTCATATCTTCGCTAAATAAATAGACAAGATAATAGCCTCTTTGAGTAGAGGTCGTAATCTCTCTATTCATGATCGCAATCCACGGAACAGAGGCCCAATTTCCTTGTCCAACTGAAGCTGTTACAGAATAATCGTTATCCATGTAATCCAACTTATTAAATTCTGCTGGAACTTCTTTACGAACGTAGCTCCCTAGCTGATTTCCCCCAAATGGTTGTGTTCTTGCATTAAGGTAATTATCCATTATGTATAAGAGCTTTTCACGAATCATTGTATTCTCCTTTGAAATGGTCAGAGATATTAACGGATTTAACTGGTTATCGATTAGGTCAACTTCTTGAAGCCAATTGAGAAGATGGTTCGTTCTCTCTTTAGCCACACTCTCTACCATTAAGTTTTCTCCAAGAGAATTCCTAACGATCAATTTCCCCATTTCAACTAAAGCCTGCTTCTTTTCTTCAGGGGTAGCTTGTTTTAAAATCGCTAGTAATTCCAGTGCCATTTTAAAATATTCCTTAGTTAACATCTGTTCCCTGAATACTTCAAGTTTGTCATCTGCGCGTATGTATTCCATTAATAGCTCTTCATTCCGATGTTGATTATGATCAATGAAGCCAAGCAGCCTTAAGTCTTGCCGAGCTCTAGACTTTATTCGGTATTCATTTCCTTCAACCTGTTTACTTAAGCTTTCAGGTTGATATTTCCCTTCAGTTATTTCTTGAAGAAAATTCATCACCTTATCTAGAGGCTGGTTTGGCAGATCGTCTGTCTTAAATTCAATTAATGAAATAGCTGTTCTTTGTTGTTTTTCCACCGCTCTCCCAAATGGTAGTTGAGAGAAAAAAGACATAACAAATGATGATCTTCCTTTTGTCTGTATAAAATCTTCGGCAGTAGCAATTCGTTTCTCTAAAAATTCATTCCAAGCCTCTTGAAGGAAATCAAAAGAAATGAATTCTAAAGAATCATTTTTTTCTCCTCGTTGAAACTTATCTAAAGAAGATTCTGTTTCTACATAAATCCCGTCTTCATCCATTTTTCTTATATAGTTTTTCTTTTTTAAAGTTAACGTTTCGATTACTTTATTTTGTTTTGCTAGCGCCTTTAATATTTCTAATATCATGGCTATCTCCTAAATCTTTGTTTCTACTAGTATATCAAATAATTTCCAATCGATAAATTTCATGTGGTTTAAGGACATATTTAAATTAGTTTTAAAAAACAAGAAAGCACATCTCAATAGATGTACTCACGATGTCAAGAAACGCTCGACAGCCATTTTTTCACTAACTTCACTATTTCACTGCATTAATTTCATATATTACA
It encodes the following:
- a CDS encoding MrcB family domain-containing protein, with translation MILEILKALAKQNKVIETLTLKKKNYIRKMDEDGIYVETESSLDKFQRGEKNDSLEFISFDFLQEAWNEFLEKRIATAEDFIQTKGRSSFVMSFFSQLPFGRAVEKQQRTAISLIEFKTDDLPNQPLDKVMNFLQEITEGKYQPESLSKQVEGNEYRIKSRARQDLRLLGFIDHNQHRNEELLMEYIRADDKLEVFREQMLTKEYFKMALELLAILKQATPEEKKQALVEMGKLIVRNSLGENLMVESVAKERTNHLLNWLQEVDLIDNQLNPLISLTISKENTMIREKLLYIMDNYLNARTQPFGGNQLGSYVRKEVPAEFNKLDYMDNDYSVTASVGQGNWASVPWIAIMNREITTSTQRGYYLVYLFSEDMKRLYLTLAQGVTETSREDMLRIKQEIRDNVETIPKVKKDDELYLGESSKAKGYALSTAAYIEYQRDSFPSEEELINDLEQMMSYYERYIEYSGENTDEPDVTSNKSDSEIVDHIHSYISNKGFYYERKEIFNLYLSLKTKPFVILSGISGTGKTKIVELFAESLGATAENGQFALIPVRPDWSDGSDLIGYENISGVFQPGPFTKVLIEANKPENLHKPYFVLLDEMNLARVEYYFSDLLSIMESRKRVDGEFLSAPIVDREEFGTLYLRDNLYVIGTVNMDETTYPFSPKVLDRANTIEYNEVVLDHFGFLTKDSEVEAISVSNDQLAGRFLNLKDAFSNYESLIREVTELLIEVNKTLEPIKAHFGYRVRDEICFYMIYNDEGKLMSQDDAFDYQLLQKVLPRLTGNDMKTEDALKKLFRFCTSHDWSEQHDESIIREARFKKSAKKLSGMISNIVRDGFASFWGS